From the genome of Tsukamurella pulmonis:
TGGGCCCGGCGAAGGCCGAGGAGTACGCGCGCATGCTCACCGCGCACCCGCGCACCGCCGCCGGTGACGATTTCGACCGGCTCCCCGCCGACGCCGACGACGCCGTCATCGCCGACGTGGCGGCGCGCCTCGTCCCCGACGTGCTGCGGCAGGTGAGCGAGTTCCCCGAGCTCGGCATCTGGTCCGAGGGGGGCGGGCACGATCAGGTGACGGCGCAGCGCGTCATCCTCGCGACGCTGGCGGAGCTGTACAACCCGGCGCAACTGCACGTGCTGGGGCGGGTCGCCGTCGCGGCCGCCGAGGCCCGCTGATTCACCGCGCGACGCGCGCCGACCGCCCGAAGACCTCCACCACGTCCCCGACGGCGAGCTGCCGGCCGCGCCGGACGTCCACCTCGCCGTTCACCGTGACCTCGCCCTCGGCGATCACCGCCTTGGCCTCGGCGCCGGAGTCGATGAGGCCCGCCAGCTTGAGGAACTGCCCCAGCCGGATCACCTCGTCGTTGATGGTCACGTCGATCGCCTCACTCACGCCCCTCATCATGCCCGACTATCCTCACCGGTGTGCTGCTCGAACTCGCGGGTATCCGCACTCACGTCGTGGTCGACGCGGCGACCGGCCCGGTCTCCGGCCCGCCGGTCGTGCTCAACTCCGGCCTGGCCGGGAACTGGTTCGACTGGGACGCCGTGACCGAGCTGCTCACGCCGAGCCGCACCGTCGTCCGGGTGGACCGGCCCGGGTACGGCCTCTCCGATCCCTGGCCCGACGGTGCCGTCCCCACCCTCGACTCCGAGGTCACCCGGCTGCGGGAGTTGCTGGACGCGTTGGAGTTCACGTCGGCGGTGATGGTCGGGCACTCCATGGCGAGCTTCTACGTGGAGGCGTTCGCCCGCGAAACACCGGATCGGACAGCGGCTTCCGTCCTGCTCGACGGCAGCGTCGAGCTCGCGCCGCGCTGGGTGCTCCCGGGCGATCTGCGCGACACCGCGCTGCTGCTCTCCGCGGACGCGGCGGCCGCGGTGCGCATGAACCTCTTCGGCCCGCTGGTGCACCGGATGCTGGGCGCGGGTCCGCCTCCCGCCGAGTACGCGGAGATCCTGAAGTCGGAGGCCTACTTCCGGGCCGCCTTCCTGGAGAACGGGCGCTACCCGGTGCTGGCGCACGAGCTGGCGGATCTCCGGGAGCGGACGCCCCTACCGGACGCGCCCTGGACGGTGGCGGCGGCCTTCGCCGGCAGCCGCACGCCGTGGGCGACGCGGTGGCTCGCGCAGCAGGAGGAGCTGGCCGAGCTGCTGCACGCGCGCTACGCGGTGATCGCGCCGAGCGGGCACCAGGCCATGGTCGATCAGCCCGCGCAGGTCGCGGCGCTGATCCTGGACGCGACTAGCCCGCGCGGAGGGTCCGCAGATCCGAGGCCGTGACGAGGCGCTCGCCGTCCTCGGTGAGCATCCGCGTGAGGCGGCGATTCCGCAGTCGGGAGATCGCCTTCGAGCCCAGCAGGGTGGTGCGACGGTGCAGCTTCACGACGGTCTCCGGTGCGATCTCAATGCGGAACAAGTGGTTACAGATACTGTATTCCTTCCCGTCGCCGCGGTCCACCGTTATCGCCCGTCGCGTGTCGCGCCTCACATCCGGGTTCGGGCGAGCAGCCTCGTACGCTGCGGCTACGCTGTGGTGGTTCGCGTCCGCTTTGCGTACTCACATCCTCCAAGGAGAACCGTGTCCGATCTCGACGATCTGATCAAGTCCATCCCGCTCGCCGATATCGCGGCCCAGCTCGGCGTCTCGGAGGACGTCGCCTCGGAGGCCGTCAACCAGACGGTGCCGACCCTGCTGGCCGGCCTGCAGGCGCAGGACACCGCCGAGCCGAAGCCGCAGCTCATCGATGCCGCCGACAACGGCGACGGCCAGCAGATCGTGGCCAACCTGTTCGGCGAGAAGACCGACGACGTGGCCGCCGCTGCCGCCGCGCCGCTGTCCTCGGGCGTCACCGACGGCCTGGTCAAGCAGCTGCTCCCGATCCTCGCGCCCATCGTGATCAGCTTCGTCATGAAGAAGCTCACCAGCGGCGGCGCGGCCGCACCGCAGCAGGAGCAGGCCCCGGCCCCGCAGCAGCAGGGCGGCGACGTGCTGGGCAGCATCCTGGGCAACATGCTCGGCGGCGGCAACCAGCAGGCCGGTGGCGGCGCCGCCGGCAACGTGATCG
Proteins encoded in this window:
- a CDS encoding RNA-binding S4 domain-containing protein; protein product: MRGVSEAIDVTINDEVIRLGQFLKLAGLIDSGAEAKAVIAEGEVTVNGEVDVRRGRQLAVGDVVEVFGRSARVAR
- a CDS encoding alpha/beta fold hydrolase — its product is MLLELAGIRTHVVVDAATGPVSGPPVVLNSGLAGNWFDWDAVTELLTPSRTVVRVDRPGYGLSDPWPDGAVPTLDSEVTRLRELLDALEFTSAVMVGHSMASFYVEAFARETPDRTAASVLLDGSVELAPRWVLPGDLRDTALLLSADAAAAVRMNLFGPLVHRMLGAGPPPAEYAEILKSEAYFRAAFLENGRYPVLAHELADLRERTPLPDAPWTVAAAFAGSRTPWATRWLAQQEELAELLHARYAVIAPSGHQAMVDQPAQVAALILDATSPRGGSADPRP
- a CDS encoding DUF937 domain-containing protein, encoding MSDLDDLIKSIPLADIAAQLGVSEDVASEAVNQTVPTLLAGLQAQDTAEPKPQLIDAADNGDGQQIVANLFGEKTDDVAAAAAAPLSSGVTDGLVKQLLPILAPIVISFVMKKLTSGGAAAPQQEQAPAPQQQGGDVLGSILGNMLGGGNQQAGGGAAGNVIGSILGGLLKGK